A single Anopheles arabiensis isolate DONGOLA chromosome 2, AaraD3, whole genome shotgun sequence DNA region contains:
- the LOC120897831 gene encoding putative OPA3-like protein CG13603 isoform X2: protein MVVGAFPAAKLGVLAMKQISKPIANLLKERAKNSPFFRKYVCMPPAQFYNWMEVKTKMWALNLGKPTTVPVLNEAMAIDLGANLLGEIVIFTIGAGLLLLEYQRQARKEAMKEEMALQEKLELQATINDLNFQIQRLDTQLREVARVTADLESKSSWKPKILDELPFTTKKNKHEQPLYIPATPERKDAPNAASGTAQQTEPKRNTQTNAGKA from the exons ATGGTTGTGGGAGCGTTTCCGGCCGCCAAGCTTGGCGTGCTGGCCATGAAACAGATCTCCAAACCGATCGCCAATCTGCTCAAGGAGCGGGCCAAAAACAGTCCCTTCTTTCGGAAGTACGTTTGCATGCCGCCGGCACAGTTTTACAACTGGATGGAGGTGAAGACCAAAATGTGGGCACTCAATCTCGGCAAGCCCACCACAGTGCCCGTGCTGAACGAAGCGATGGCCATCGATCTGGGCGCGAACTTGCTGGGCGAAATCGTTATCTTTACCATCGGTGCCGGTTTACTTCTGTTGGAGTATCAAAG GCAAGCACGAAAAGAAGCGATGAAGGAGGAGATGGCACTGCAGGAAAAGCTAGAGCTGCAGGCCACTATTAACGATCTGAACTTCCAAATCCAACGATTGGATACACAGCTGCGTGAAGTGGCGCGAGTCACTGCGGACCTGG AATCGAAATCATCTTGGAAACCCAAAATACTGGACGAGCTACCGTTCACgacgaagaaaaacaagcacGAGCAGCCCCTGTACATCCCTGCCACACCCGAACGGAAGGATGCACCCAACGCGGCCAGTG GGACAGCTCAGCAGACGGAGCCGAAGAGGAACACACAGACCAACGCCGGCAAGGCATAG
- the LOC120897831 gene encoding putative OPA3-like protein CG13603 isoform X1 has translation MVVGAFPAAKLGVLAMKQISKPIANLLKERAKNSPFFRKYVCMPPAQFYNWMEVKTKMWALNLGKPTTVPVLNEAMAIDLGANLLGEIVIFTIGAGLLLLEYQRQARKEAMKEEMALQEKLELQATINDLNFQIQRLDTQLREVARVTADLESKSSWKPKILDELPFTTKKNKHEQPLYIPATPERKDAPNAASGNRGVISNALEIIDNEVFYRDSSADGAEEEHTDQRRQGIVTRSLNYLLKVNTRPSNGIDREG, from the exons ATGGTTGTGGGAGCGTTTCCGGCCGCCAAGCTTGGCGTGCTGGCCATGAAACAGATCTCCAAACCGATCGCCAATCTGCTCAAGGAGCGGGCCAAAAACAGTCCCTTCTTTCGGAAGTACGTTTGCATGCCGCCGGCACAGTTTTACAACTGGATGGAGGTGAAGACCAAAATGTGGGCACTCAATCTCGGCAAGCCCACCACAGTGCCCGTGCTGAACGAAGCGATGGCCATCGATCTGGGCGCGAACTTGCTGGGCGAAATCGTTATCTTTACCATCGGTGCCGGTTTACTTCTGTTGGAGTATCAAAG GCAAGCACGAAAAGAAGCGATGAAGGAGGAGATGGCACTGCAGGAAAAGCTAGAGCTGCAGGCCACTATTAACGATCTGAACTTCCAAATCCAACGATTGGATACACAGCTGCGTGAAGTGGCGCGAGTCACTGCGGACCTGG AATCGAAATCATCTTGGAAACCCAAAATACTGGACGAGCTACCGTTCACgacgaagaaaaacaagcacGAGCAGCCCCTGTACATCCCTGCCACACCCGAACGGAAGGATGCACCCAACGCGGCCAGTGGTAATAGAGGTGTCATATCCAATGCGTTGGAGATTATCGATAATGAAGTTTTTTATAGGGACAGCTCAGCAGACGGAGCCGAAGAGGAACACACAGACCAACGCCGGCAAGGCATAGTCACACGTAGCTTAAATTACCTTCTCAAAGTCAACACTAGACCCTCGAACGGCATCGACAGGGAAGGATAG
- the LOC120897832 gene encoding suppressor protein SRP40-like: protein MGSLMEACCTGFICRLCSKMNRTVIFIYGADGLEHNLLEKINNYLPIQINEEDELPKTICDACMDKILLHHRLIEQIQSAQKRFVKLRGEEQARNATAAESAASSRTLSAESTASSRTMSVDSTDAVEEPAERIQQSNETNNETVDNSAPAEASNERGAQEEPQVNDSTSQDSSSQEATSSSSTANETVGESSTNREPNEPGSSTAKTPNRLKRKQPNPSHSSKVARKRLG, encoded by the exons ATGGGCAGTTTAATGGAGGCATGCTGCACTGGTTTTATATGCAGGCTGTGTTCAAAGATGAATCGCACCGTAATTTTCATCTACGGTGCTGATGGCCTCGAACACAACTTGCTGGAGAAAATCAACAACTATCTCCCAATACAG ATCAATGAAGAGGACGAGCTGCCCAAAACTATCTGCGACGCTTGTATGGACAAAATTCTGCTCCACCATCGGCTGATCGAGCAGATACAGTCGGCGCAGAAACGGTTCGTGAAGCTGCGGGGCGAAGAGCAGGCCCGGAACGCAACGGCTGCCGAGTCGGCCGCAAGCTCGCGGACGTTATCCGCTGAATCCACAGCAAGCTCCCGCACCATGTCGGTCGATTCCACGGATGCCGTGGAAGAACCAGCCGAACGAATACAGCAGAGCAATGAAACGAACAACGAAACAGTCGATAACAGTGCGCCCGCCGAGGCGTCGAATGAGCGAGGAGCGCAGGAGGAGCCCCAGGTGAACGACAGCACCAGCCAAGATTCGTCAAGCCAAGAggcaacgagcagcagcagtaccgcgAACGAGACAGTCGGTGAATCGAGTACAAACCGAGAACCGAACGAACCGGGCTCATCGACCGCCAAAACACCGAATCGATTGAAACGCAAGCAGCCAAATCCGTCCCATTCGTCCAAGGTGGCCCGAAAACGGTTAGGATAG